The Archocentrus centrarchus isolate MPI-CPG fArcCen1 chromosome 5, fArcCen1, whole genome shotgun sequence genome contains the following window.
CCACAGCACTGAATCCAGTAAGggctccagtgactcctccggGCCACATGGGGCCGGGAATAGCGTCAACAGCAGCAAGGTGTGTGGCCCACTCACTCCTGATCAGGCTCTGAGACTGTACCGATCTCAGCTTACCACCCTGGAGCAGGCGGAGATCCACTCCTACCCGGACGTCTACTTTGTGGGACCCAGTGCCAAGAAGAGACCTGCAATTGCCGGAGGCAGCAACAACTGCGGCTACGATGACGAGCAGGGAGGCTACATTCACGTCCCCCACGACCACTTGGCTTACCGCTACGAGTTCCTCAAGGTCAGATATATACAGCTGAGTGTCTTTAAATTACATATcgttttctcttttatttttagctaaCCAAATGCTTTTCCTTCTCTTGCCCTCTACAGATTATCGGTAAAGGTAGCTTTGGCCAGGTTGCGAAGGTGTACGACCACAAAATGCAGCAACACCTGGCTCTGAAAATGGTGCGCAATGAGAAGCGTTTCCACCGGCAGGCACAGGAGGAAATCCGCATCCTGGAGCACTTGCGCAAGCAGGATCGTAACGGCACCATGAATGTCGTACACATGCTCGAAAACTTCACCTTTCGCAACCACATCTGTATGACGTTTGAGTTGCTCAGCATGAACTTGTATGAGCTTATCAAACGCAACAAGTTCCAGGGCTTCAGTCTGCCACTGGTCAGGAAGTTTGCACACTCCATCCTGCAGTGCCTGGAGGCCTTAAGCAGGCACAGAATCATCCACTGTGACCTCAAGCCAGAGAACATCTTGCTCAAACAGCAGGGTCGCAGCGGCATCAAGGTAAAGCACGTGGCACCTTCTCATCTCGGTCTGTGGCGTACCAGGTCTTGTATGTTTGACATTCATCTCTGTAAttggttatttttttgtctctacCAGGTGATTGACTTTGGCTCCAGCTGTTTTGAGCACCAGCGGGTCTACACCTATATTCAGTCTCGTTTTTATCGAGCTCCGGAGGTGATCCTTGGTTCGCGTTACGGCCTTCCCATTGACATGTGGAGCTTTGGTTGCATTCTGGCTGAGCTGCTGACTGGCTACCCTTTGTTCCCCGGCGAAGATGAGGGTGACCAGCTGGCCTGTGTCATGGAGCTGTTGGGGATGCCTCCGCAGAAGGTCCTGGAGCAGGCCAAAAGAGCAAAGAACTTCATCAACTCCAAAGGCCACCCCCGTTACTGCGGAGCCAACACTTTGCCCACCGGAGCCACTGTGCTGACGGGGTCTCGCTCGCGCCGTGGCAAGATGAGAGGCCCTCCGGGTAGCAAAGAGTGGAGCGCTGCACTCAAGGGCTGCGAGGACCCCACCTTTACTGACTTCATAAAGAAGTGTTTGGACTGGGACCCGTCATCTCGCCTCACCCCTACCCAGGCCCTTAGGCACCCTTGGTTGTATCGCAGGCTTCCCAAATCAATGCCCGGGACAGAGAAGAGCCAAGGAGCTACGGTGAAACGACTCCCCGAGCACCACAGCACCTCTTTTCCCTCTATTCTGGCCAGGGGGGGGCCTGGCTTAAGCTCCACAACTGCCagtaacaacaaactgagaaacaacATGATGGGAGATTCAGGGGAGGCCATACCTCTTCGCACGGTCCTACCTAAACTTGTCTCTTAGAGGGAGAGAGCCTCTAATCTCCTCTCTCACCACGTTTTCCCACCCGTGCACTCCTCAGGAGGAGTCAGAGTTCAGGAGAAAGTGGTTTTAAAACTGCttcatttgttcttttatttgtttttctactGCGAGGTGTCGACACCCCCAGTCTTTGGATTTTAATATTAGTTGAACAGAAAGAGAGGAATGATAAAAGAAACACGTAAAAGTTTTTATACAGTGGCTGCGGATTTCTCCGCATTCAGCCACATGAATGAAGTTTGATTTTaggtaatgtttttttcttaaaattaaaaaaataaataaataagaaagaaagaaaaaaaacttcctcGTGTGAGTGGACAGCTTGGTAAATGAGAAAATGTTCCTAACCTGTGTGTGAGCTCACGTTTGTGTTTTAGCAAAACACACTGAAGCACACCTGCACTGTCACTTGCCTCATTTCACACTATTAACACTTGTAGGACGCCCCCCCAATCTTTGTGGGGAAGTGTTTATATaagtgaaacttgaaaaggGCTACAGAGATTACACTTATCAAGTTAGACTTAGCAAGATTTGTTCAGCCAACataatttaatagaaaaaagacaGGCATTAGTATTTGGCTCTGCTAACACTTAACACAGTTATCCCTCATGTATACAACATAAATGCCTTCAGACAGGTAATACAGGATTGGCTTTATTGGCTTTAGCGAATAATTATGAAAACAGCATTAAGAAGCCCCCCCCCATCTGTTGTGCTTGCGTTTCAGCTCAGTATGTGACGTCAATATGTGTGTGCGTTTAGCAGTACCGTGGGAGATGTTGATAGGGCGTAGGATGACCTATTTACAGCCCACTTTCCTCCTCCCCATTTTCACCATACACGAGGGGGGGATCAGGGCGACAGCAGCGCCACTCAGACTACGTTACAAAGGTGTCGCGCTCGGTACCGCACAGCTGGTTTGCGAGAGAGGGCCAGAACCGAAAGTCAAAGCACCTAAACACCTTCGGGTTGGTTGCCAGGAAAGTTGTTGTTGGAAAATTGCAGTTCGTATGAATGTCACCTGCCCGTGCCTGTAATTGGCTGCTGTGATTGTTGGCAGTAGTGCTCCTAATGGATGAACAGTGCAAGGCAAGAAAGATCATAGGATAATATGAAGGGCagtatgtttaatatgagccaggatctttttattctttggggAGAGGCGTGGAAGACGAATCAGTGACAGAAAGATGGGTTTTATGGTACTGATGAAAGAAATGTTTCTCAGGGAGACATACTTGATAACATCCCTTAATCTTAAAATTTACTATGTTCCACTTATAGTCATTTATCCCGACTGTGGATGAAGATGGCATGCAGCTCGGTCCACTCGGCGCGAGAGCATTTCCGACTGTCTGCGAAGGGGGTCTGCATGCTCCACAATCTGACCTAGATTCTCTCTCCTCCCCCACCATCACGTtatcgctttttttttttccctcactgtCTCATGTAGGGCAGGGAACCTCTtaaacactcacatacacagtGAATTATGGTGCTGTCcagaatgcacacacacacagacacgcacacagaaacatgtcaGGTGCATGTTGGTATGGACCACACCGTTCAAGGGGTTCTTTCTCTTGTCCCTCATTTTCTAAATGGAACTGTCAGGGATTTCTATTCTGTCTCCAAGTTTTTTATAGAAGTGGTTTCTAATGCTTTTCACTCCTAAATATCACAGGAtgtcaaatgcaaaaaataaaaaaaagtcatatacTGTCATGTTGTACTAGTGGTGTGAGTTAGTAGGAGGGTGTTTGGTGTTCGGCATGAAATCACAACCTGTTATCAAACTGAGTGACTATGAGAGAAACTGTACAGTAACCAAATGAAGTTGTgatagtttcttttttctaagaaaaaataaaaatgacttcaatGAACCGTTTTTGGGTGGTTTCTGATGTGaaatgtgcatttgtttttttctccctccctctcggATGCGTGAATCTCTTGTATCCAGTGaaaccagtgtttttttttttgtgtgttacgagaaaaaaaaaaaaacagcctgtaATGCAGTCAGCACAGTGAATCACTTTTAAGTGAACTGGATTTCAGTGATCAGGTTACAAACTCAGTGAATGCAGGGTGATGGATGAGTCAATAGCTCGTGATACTGATGCTGCCTTGTTATTATGGCACCTCCATTAAAGCTATAAAGATATAAGGAACAGATGTAAGAAAGTGCGTAACACGCATACGGGAAGGTGATTGAGTCATCCAGGCTGTCGGACTGCGTTTTACTTCCAGATTGTAAAACAAAATAAGTGTACCTGCTACTTCTGTTTGTTCCTCTGGTGGAGGatgtggaggtggcagagcagaagcagctgcagccaaCAAAATGACCCATGAGTGCAGGCTTTTTACTCATGAGCAATTGTCAGTCACGTGTCAGTCTACCCTGCCGTGACATGTCTGGATGCTCAGTATTGTCATTCAAAGAGAACTACCTTAATTATTCATGACAaatttaacaaggtgctggaaacattcctcagagaatCTGGctcatccatgatgtgactGTTGGATTGGGATCTGGTTACAGTGAACTCAAGAAGCCAGTTTgggatgatttgagctttgtgacatggaagCAGCCTTCAGATGGTGGCTTTATGACTTAAAggcatggacatggtcagcaacaatactcaggtaaaCAGTGATGCTGAAGAGATGCTCaaattggtactaaggggcctaatgtgtgccaagaaaatatcccccacaccattagaCGAGCAGCAGCAACCTAAACCTTTTGTACAAAGCAGTATGGATCCATGATTTCATGTTGAttacatcaaattctgaccctacctgCATGTTACAGTAGAAATAGAGACCATCAGACTGAtcttccaatcttctattgtccaattttggtgagcctgtgtgaattgtagcctcggtttcctgttcttagctgacaggagtgtcacccagtgtggtcttctgctcctgtagctcatctgcttcaaggttctacatgttgtgcattcagagatgctcttctgcatactgtGGGTGTAATGAGTGGCTATTAAagctactgttgccttcctaccAGCTCGATCTAGTGCCACCATGCTCCTCTTACCTCTGAcgtcaacaaggcatttttgcccagagtgCAGCAGCTCACTAAATACTTTCtcctttttggaccattctctgtaaaccctagagatgaccatgtgggaaaatcccagtagatcagcagtttctcaaaTACATCAACAACCACGCcaagttcaaagtcacttaaatcagatttcttccccattctgatgttcaCTTTGAgattcagcaggtcatcttgaccatgtctacatgcctaaatgcactgagttgctgccatgcgattggctgattagatatttatgtTGATGAGCAGTTAAACagatgtacctaacaaagtggtcaGTAAGTATAGTAGTGTGAAAGTTGGCTCTCTTCATAATATGTCTCAGCTTTTCCCTTGTCCTTGTAGCACCCTTCATGTTTCATGTCCCCTCTGTGCACTGATGTAACACAGAACCAAAGCACAACACCACTAAAAATATTCCTGTCAAGAAAAGTCTGGACAAAAAGATATATAACTCTTCCGTAAGGCGCACCGATGATCGGCACTGATGATTCATGGTTGTTTACACTCGCAGGCTGGTGCCCAGAGGGAAGAAAAAGTCCAGTACACACGCaactgaaggaggaggaggagaaaccgGTTGAGCAACATGATTGAATGTAGAAACTACAGAAGTGGCGTGCGATGAGTAGGTAGTTGGGTATGTGTAACAGCATTTGACACAGGTGTTTAATTCCAGCTGATCTTGAAAGTATGAGGGATTCTTTAGGGTAAAAATCATGCATGCAGCATTATTTTATCTCAGCCTGGGTGTGGCTCACACTTTCCATCCGCAGTAGGTCAGGGTGCCCTTATTAAAATCTTTATTCAAATATGAGGAGTGGCAGAACAAACAAGCAAGCAGACAATGTATGAGTAGAAGGACCATTTCGTTTCATTGCTGTTAATGGGATTTATGATTTTAAGAAAAGTATATTTATCTTTGATTTGATCTTTTAATCCAGCTTTGTATAAAAGTTTTCACCTCACATTGTTGTTTGCACTGTAGCAGAAGATCAGGTCTTATGGTGGTGTATTTCTCCCGTATGCAGGATTaatgatttgatttttatttgagCTTTTACGTTCAAATAATTTGTCCAGTCAACCAGTAGAAATGAACAGAATCTGAATCTAAATGATTCAGTCTTTCTCTCTTCATCTGTTTTGATTAATGTAAAAGCAGATTAGATCAATCCCATTAGACATCAACCCAGTCACCTTCTGACCATATGGTCTAAAGCTCTTCTGTCCCTACATCCACTTTGACTGATTTCTATTTTGGTTAACCACACAAATCAAGTGGtatctctcctctcctctcctctcctctcctctcctctcctctcctctcctctcctctcctctcctctcctctcctctcctctcctctcctctcctctcctctcctcgaGAAACTCCCAGTGAGTCTAAGCCTGCAGACATATGGAGCCACAGCAGGGTTTCTAGTCCTGAGTGTGGACAAGAAGGGGCAGAGTGGTGACAGGTTTCTGGTTACCTTGCAGGTTAGGAAATCTTGACCTGCTCCTTCCTCTATGTTTGGCTCAAAGCGTAAAcatgtgtctctgtctctctacaAGTTCTACTCTTCTGTtaatttgatatatatatatatttttttaatttctctcaTTCTAAACAGTTTTTGACCAAAAAGGTGTCAACTGAAGTTTTGCTTATAACACTTACCTTTGTTACATAGCATGTCCTAAATGGCCACACTTTTATAACCAGATTGAcctaaaaccaaaaagaaaacagaccagagaaaataataaatcaaaatgaaataaacagacGGGAAAATTTGTActagtgtgtgtttatatattttttctctatCTATCCCAATAGTAATTTATGTATGTAGGAAACAACAcagtacataaaattgtttttagTATTGCAgtagtttttaatattttgttttcacgTTGTTTACATGAACTTTCCAGTATTTGTGGTCAGCCTTTTTACTAAATATTATGTTTTGCTATAGTTTAGTGAAAACATAATAGTAACAAACCTTTTCTTTAAGATTTTCAGTTTCCTTTCAACTGGATGCAGAAGCTGTCCCAAACTTTTCCCAGAGCTCTGTAAATTGGTGTCATCTGCCACGATTTTAACAATTTAAgcatgtgaaaaaaagaaaaccacctcatgattcagcagcttggagaaccacctttagcagtagtaacttgaagtaatggttttctgtatgactttatcagtctctcacattgtggaggaattttgacccGTTCTTCTCTACAACGATGCTTCAGTTCATGAAGGTTTGTGGCCATTTATTTATGCTCGGCTCTCTTAacgtcccaccacagcatttctgtcgggttgaggtctgAATTTTGACGAAaacattgcaacaccttgattcttcttgttttcagccattctgttgtaatgtgttgggatcattatcctgtttcacaaagtgccttgaagtgactgttgtgatttggcgcttatataaataaaattcaactgaattgaattttatgACTATTCATTTGGGCCaaactttagctgtcagaccAATGGCCTCACATTTCAGTCTAGAGTGctttggtatgcagaggagttcatggttgtcTCAATGACTGCGAAATCTCAAGGTCctatgctaactgaggcctgcagattCTGAGATGTGGCTCTTAGGCTTTATAGTAGTTTCTCTGAACATTTCACAGTCTGACCTTTGCTGGGACATCTGCTCCTGGGAATCTTGTGCCATTGTGATAACGCATACCTGAATGCTTCATAGAGGTGGTCACATTTGTGATCACTTGATAAAGTGCATTAGATTAGCAGCAATTGGCTCCAACTTACCtccttaattcctatggaagctaTAAGGGTGCACTTAAAAAGACAATTCTCACCTACCTCCAACTGTTTCTTACCATGTAGCCAGGTGTGAGAAATCATTAGCTCAAATTTCTGTCTTGCacccaataaaataaaagtttttgtttgtgtcaaaaattacatttaatcaAACACAGTGTTGCAGTTACACCTGACACAGAATGCTAACTTTGTTTGCTGGAGCTAATACCTGCAAAAGAATTGGTGTCATTTACCTCTTTTCCATCAATACAGGAATAAAGTTGTGGTAGAATCTGCAAGCTGTATCTGCAAATTGGTGAGGTGAGCTGACCAGAATTTGTTGCTGCATTTTAGCAGGTATTAGCAGGCACCAActcttcattgtttttaaaaagaatggTGTTTCTGCAGACATTCGAGGTAGTATAGGGACAAGAGGATATGTCGGATCTGTCTTTattcatacactatattgccaaaagtattcactcacccatccaaatcattaaattcatgggttccaatcacttccatggctacaggtgtataaaact
Protein-coding sequences here:
- the dyrk3 gene encoding dual specificity tyrosine-phosphorylation-regulated kinase 3 isoform X1; its protein translation is MMIISRKPEGPIATARHGDGLYDSYMRTDHILKDEADTNSPSGLPPVPKHTVVSNKAVMRDQVTVRGSQLKVKYLYEDSTSNRKINAIATATTQNGGTIHETPTKPAPPSSLSKEHSADSTESSKGSSDSSGPHGAGNSVNSSKVCGPLTPDQALRLYRSQLTTLEQAEIHSYPDVYFVGPSAKKRPAIAGGSNNCGYDDEQGGYIHVPHDHLAYRYEFLKIIGKGSFGQVAKVYDHKMQQHLALKMVRNEKRFHRQAQEEIRILEHLRKQDRNGTMNVVHMLENFTFRNHICMTFELLSMNLYELIKRNKFQGFSLPLVRKFAHSILQCLEALSRHRIIHCDLKPENILLKQQGRSGIKVIDFGSSCFEHQRVYTYIQSRFYRAPEVILGSRYGLPIDMWSFGCILAELLTGYPLFPGEDEGDQLACVMELLGMPPQKVLEQAKRAKNFINSKGHPRYCGANTLPTGATVLTGSRSRRGKMRGPPGSKEWSAALKGCEDPTFTDFIKKCLDWDPSSRLTPTQALRHPWLYRRLPKSMPGTEKSQGATVKRLPEHHSTSFPSILARGGPGLSSTTASNNKLRNNMMGDSGEAIPLRTVLPKLVS
- the dyrk3 gene encoding dual specificity tyrosine-phosphorylation-regulated kinase 3 isoform X2; amino-acid sequence: MHEARHGDGLYDSYMRTDHILKDEADTNSPSGLPPVPKHTVVSNKAVMRDQVTVRGSQLKVKYLYEDSTSNRKINAIATATTQNGGTIHETPTKPAPPSSLSKEHSADSTESSKGSSDSSGPHGAGNSVNSSKVCGPLTPDQALRLYRSQLTTLEQAEIHSYPDVYFVGPSAKKRPAIAGGSNNCGYDDEQGGYIHVPHDHLAYRYEFLKIIGKGSFGQVAKVYDHKMQQHLALKMVRNEKRFHRQAQEEIRILEHLRKQDRNGTMNVVHMLENFTFRNHICMTFELLSMNLYELIKRNKFQGFSLPLVRKFAHSILQCLEALSRHRIIHCDLKPENILLKQQGRSGIKVIDFGSSCFEHQRVYTYIQSRFYRAPEVILGSRYGLPIDMWSFGCILAELLTGYPLFPGEDEGDQLACVMELLGMPPQKVLEQAKRAKNFINSKGHPRYCGANTLPTGATVLTGSRSRRGKMRGPPGSKEWSAALKGCEDPTFTDFIKKCLDWDPSSRLTPTQALRHPWLYRRLPKSMPGTEKSQGATVKRLPEHHSTSFPSILARGGPGLSSTTASNNKLRNNMMGDSGEAIPLRTVLPKLVS
- the dyrk3 gene encoding dual specificity tyrosine-phosphorylation-regulated kinase 3 isoform X3 — translated: MRTDHILKDEADTNSPSGLPPVPKHTVVSNKAVMRDQVTVRGSQLKVKYLYEDSTSNRKINAIATATTQNGGTIHETPTKPAPPSSLSKEHSADSTESSKGSSDSSGPHGAGNSVNSSKVCGPLTPDQALRLYRSQLTTLEQAEIHSYPDVYFVGPSAKKRPAIAGGSNNCGYDDEQGGYIHVPHDHLAYRYEFLKIIGKGSFGQVAKVYDHKMQQHLALKMVRNEKRFHRQAQEEIRILEHLRKQDRNGTMNVVHMLENFTFRNHICMTFELLSMNLYELIKRNKFQGFSLPLVRKFAHSILQCLEALSRHRIIHCDLKPENILLKQQGRSGIKVIDFGSSCFEHQRVYTYIQSRFYRAPEVILGSRYGLPIDMWSFGCILAELLTGYPLFPGEDEGDQLACVMELLGMPPQKVLEQAKRAKNFINSKGHPRYCGANTLPTGATVLTGSRSRRGKMRGPPGSKEWSAALKGCEDPTFTDFIKKCLDWDPSSRLTPTQALRHPWLYRRLPKSMPGTEKSQGATVKRLPEHHSTSFPSILARGGPGLSSTTASNNKLRNNMMGDSGEAIPLRTVLPKLVS